One part of the Bacteroidia bacterium genome encodes these proteins:
- a CDS encoding polysaccharide biosynthesis/export family protein, with protein sequence MMKRRISILFAGLFLALSQNACTPQWLFQQKTGVDLQKQIMASEDHEHIIQMDDKITISVWGHDELGVGSSFSVYSSTLEQGKFISIDKSGEITLPLIGKVKLEGLTAREADLYIRQLYSKYVKNPIVYLRVLSHSVTVLGEVNAPGNYLIDKQQKSLLELIGDAGGFSKYANKQRIKILRKDPEGRLEEIKVDLTEIETLYRQDLALRSRDIIYVPERRSKEIESVVTGKVVPIVGILGSLALVYSLTKNNNNN encoded by the coding sequence ATGATGAAAAGAAGGATAAGCATACTTTTCGCAGGGCTTTTCCTTGCTCTTAGTCAAAATGCCTGTACCCCGCAATGGTTATTCCAACAGAAAACCGGCGTGGATCTCCAAAAGCAGATAATGGCTTCAGAAGATCATGAGCACATCATTCAAATGGATGACAAAATCACCATCAGCGTATGGGGACATGATGAGTTGGGAGTAGGTTCATCCTTTAGTGTGTATAGCTCAACCCTTGAGCAGGGAAAATTCATCAGCATAGATAAAAGCGGAGAAATAACCCTGCCACTTATTGGTAAAGTAAAGTTGGAGGGACTAACCGCCCGTGAAGCCGATCTATACATCCGACAACTTTATTCTAAATATGTAAAGAATCCCATTGTTTATCTCCGGGTGCTCAGTCATAGTGTAACAGTCCTGGGAGAGGTAAATGCCCCCGGAAATTATCTGATAGATAAACAGCAAAAATCCCTGCTTGAGCTTATCGGGGATGCTGGAGGTTTCTCTAAATACGCCAACAAACAGCGCATAAAAATTCTGAGAAAAGATCCTGAAGGAAGGCTCGAAGAGATCAAAGTCGACCTTACGGAAATAGAGACCCTGTATAGACAGGATCTTGCTTTAAGAAGTCGCGATATCATCTATGTTCCAGAAAGAAGGTCCAAGGAAATCGAATCAGTAGTAACAGGTAAAGTAGTTCCAATCGTAGGAATTCTGGGTAGTCTTGCACTCGTTTATTCCCTTACCAAAAACAACAATAATAACTAA
- a CDS encoding GNVR domain-containing protein, with translation MNDSGNIMRIIRPFLKAWPLIILFMIGGISLGFVHIYYAVPTYQTFSILQINDKESGASTFLKKFETFSVIGQLLTEVEVLRSKYLIHKTLEKMDIQTSHYRYVRSKKRNLYKKSPFKVEYSFSDSLLYNRQFEFHVQKDDHFILSYHDVQENEIKHAGKIGERIEGEGFKIKILPDEEFLKIHKDAFRPDHYGFTVHSKRSLVDMYSNKDLVVSLPDENVSIVKLYFTSEVPELAADFVNTLAETYIEDFVENKSGTASKALNFIDEQIEVVETKLRFAEDTLAKYKVKTRVVDLAMETDAKLKRIGELEIRKLTLELEQTELQDLLTYLNTDSLSYDLNPNYESIEDPAFTDAILKLNTFKSSKKELLQLYTSEHPDILKVNDELERTRSFLVNSVQNTLATNQAKIASLNGSIDRVNGNFSKLPGIEKDMMMLKRRFMTQEQVYAFLLEKRAEAAIGAASTISFHKILERAPIPKQSITPQKSLVLGLSGFVGLIIAVLLVFLYTYMRATVYYPGDIEMGTSIPLVGMIHNIPRSMQDTNQDFINLATQLHLIKDASVIGLSAYGPKEGKNRVSLYLAQALAAIGYKTLFIDIDLYHPVLEGLFEINHKKGLNQLVSNKLSLKSCIQKSPIPNLDLLPAGEQIASIPTSVVLNPRLKEVLEELQNKYDRIVLRTPFLNEVRDSIPILRYCDLSLLVTMADKTRTLHLKKMESLLRRFQIEDLYAILVKGETQGVKSVYTLIDTPLPPMGKGGRRKLLRDILRVVLFKQSPNGVLLPIPKAGRGVRREFLFSALKKIFKR, from the coding sequence ATGAACGACTCAGGTAATATCATGCGGATTATACGGCCCTTCCTCAAGGCATGGCCTTTGATTATTTTATTTATGATCGGGGGTATCAGTCTGGGTTTTGTCCACATCTATTATGCGGTCCCTACCTATCAAACCTTTTCCATTCTCCAGATCAATGATAAAGAAAGTGGCGCTTCTACTTTCCTCAAGAAATTTGAGACCTTTTCTGTCATCGGGCAACTGCTGACTGAGGTTGAGGTTTTACGATCCAAATATCTGATCCACAAAACCCTGGAGAAGATGGATATACAGACTTCGCATTATCGATATGTGAGGTCCAAGAAAAGGAATCTATATAAGAAATCTCCCTTCAAAGTTGAATATAGTTTTAGCGACAGCCTTTTATACAATCGGCAATTTGAATTTCATGTACAAAAGGATGATCACTTCATACTTTCCTATCATGACGTACAGGAAAATGAAATCAAACATGCAGGGAAGATTGGAGAAAGGATTGAAGGTGAAGGTTTTAAGATAAAGATCCTCCCAGATGAAGAATTTCTAAAAATCCATAAGGATGCATTTCGACCAGATCATTATGGCTTTACTGTGCATAGCAAAAGAAGTCTGGTAGATATGTACAGCAATAAAGATCTGGTAGTATCTCTGCCCGACGAAAATGTTTCTATTGTCAAGCTGTATTTTACGAGTGAAGTGCCTGAATTAGCGGCGGATTTCGTCAATACCCTGGCAGAAACCTATATAGAAGACTTTGTAGAAAACAAGAGTGGTACCGCTTCGAAAGCCCTCAATTTTATCGATGAGCAAATAGAAGTGGTTGAAACAAAATTGCGATTTGCGGAAGATACCCTTGCCAAATACAAAGTTAAAACGCGGGTAGTTGATTTGGCTATGGAAACGGATGCCAAGTTGAAGAGGATCGGAGAATTGGAGATCCGAAAACTTACGCTGGAACTAGAACAAACAGAACTCCAGGACCTCCTCACTTATCTCAATACCGATTCTCTGAGTTATGACCTCAATCCCAATTATGAGTCTATTGAGGATCCGGCTTTCACTGATGCCATCTTAAAACTCAATACTTTCAAAAGCAGTAAGAAAGAATTACTCCAATTATATACTTCTGAGCATCCAGACATTTTAAAGGTCAATGATGAGCTGGAAAGGACTCGTTCTTTTCTGGTAAATAGTGTCCAAAATACCCTGGCCACCAATCAGGCCAAGATCGCTTCTCTCAATGGAAGCATCGACCGGGTTAATGGTAATTTCTCAAAACTTCCGGGTATAGAGAAAGACATGATGATGCTCAAAAGGAGATTTATGACCCAGGAACAGGTTTACGCCTTTTTATTGGAAAAACGAGCCGAGGCAGCCATAGGTGCAGCATCCACGATCTCTTTCCACAAAATCCTGGAACGAGCGCCTATACCCAAACAATCCATCACTCCTCAGAAGAGTCTGGTACTGGGACTTTCCGGTTTTGTGGGATTGATTATAGCGGTTTTGCTGGTATTCTTATATACCTATATGCGTGCTACGGTTTACTATCCGGGAGATATTGAGATGGGAACCAGCATTCCTTTAGTTGGAATGATCCACAATATCCCAAGAAGTATGCAGGACACTAACCAGGATTTTATCAACCTGGCTACTCAGCTGCATTTAATCAAGGATGCTTCTGTGATTGGATTGAGTGCTTATGGTCCAAAGGAAGGGAAAAACAGGGTAAGCCTTTATCTGGCGCAAGCATTGGCCGCTATAGGGTACAAAACCCTTTTTATTGACATCGATCTGTACCATCCCGTCCTCGAAGGTCTATTTGAAATCAATCACAAAAAAGGACTAAATCAATTGGTCTCGAATAAACTCAGCCTGAAATCATGCATTCAGAAAAGTCCTATTCCCAATCTGGACTTATTGCCTGCCGGAGAACAAATTGCATCTATACCGACATCTGTTGTACTCAATCCAAGGCTAAAGGAAGTCTTAGAAGAGCTTCAGAATAAATACGACCGCATTGTTCTGAGAACTCCTTTTCTCAATGAGGTCAGAGATAGTATTCCGATTTTGAGGTATTGTGATCTCTCTTTGCTTGTCACAATGGCTGATAAAACGAGGACCCTTCATCTCAAAAAAATGGAATCCCTCCTAAGAAGGTTCCAGATAGAAGACCTATATGCCATACTGGTAAAAGGAGAAACACAGGGAGTCAAGTCTGTTTATACCTTGATCGATACCCCTTTACCTCCTATGGGTAAAGGTGGCCGGAGAAAATTGCTTCGAGATATTTTACGGGTCGTTTTATTCAAACAGTCCCCCAATGGAGTTTTGCTCCCTATACCTAAAGCCGGGAGAGGAGTCAGAAGAGAATTCCTCTTCTCTGCACTGAAAAAAATATTCAAACGATGA
- a CDS encoding RNA polymerase sigma factor encodes MLAVDERELLVQLKDVEGKEIAFAKLIRLYQKSLYFHIRRIVISHDDADDVLQNTLMKAWRNLAKFRAEASIKTWLYRIATNESLTFLKQKQKRAFQDIEDLQNDLRHSLSSGPYIDGDEIQMKLQEAILTLPERQRLVFNMRYFEELKYDEISQILEVSVGSLKASYHHAVKKIEQKLKGNA; translated from the coding sequence ATGCTAGCAGTAGACGAAAGGGAACTCCTGGTACAATTGAAAGATGTCGAAGGCAAAGAAATTGCTTTTGCAAAACTCATACGTCTGTACCAAAAGAGTCTGTACTTTCATATCCGGCGGATTGTGATTAGCCATGATGATGCGGATGATGTTTTGCAGAATACCTTGATGAAGGCCTGGAGGAATTTGGCGAAGTTCCGGGCGGAAGCCAGTATAAAAACCTGGCTATACCGGATAGCGACCAATGAGTCTCTGACTTTTCTCAAGCAAAAGCAGAAACGGGCATTCCAGGATATCGAGGACTTGCAAAATGATTTAAGGCATAGTTTGAGTAGTGGGCCTTATATCGATGGAGATGAAATACAGATGAAATTACAGGAAGCCATATTGACCTTGCCGGAAAGACAACGTTTGGTGTTTAATATGCGCTATTTTGAAGAATTGAAGTATGATGAGATTTCCCAGATACTGGAAGTCTCTGTAGGTTCTTTAAAAGCGAGTTATCACCATGCAGTAAAGAAGATTGAACAGAAACTAAAAGGAAATGCATAA
- a CDS encoding DUF349 domain-containing protein, which produces MLPENANPDLPEKQEEEVTQVETENPTPENQESTPEQTETPVTEEQNPAEEENTPESATPSEEAAPEEQEAQETVAETPTPESEAPESKEEETPVPEPEVSSAEENAAETPAEGTEETPAEETEEEASDEDDNAPIATIELPPLNQELLPKIEELVKDREKRGQILVDATISDLLQLMEGYAKEEKVSNFISRVGLIKRSYDARKYQENPPKEIQDRFHYALAQFNKKRNAHQASAEGEKRGNSKRKKELLQKLQEVVSAEDPNRIQEVRDIQEEWKGIGHVLREDIEPLYKAYRHQLDKFYKLREMHFELLDYDRKINLQEKEKLIKEAENLIPAEEDREKLDVWKEKMDMLAELRQQWKAIGHVPREDMERINNEYRAVVDRFFEVRQGFMEIQDQLRSEFGEKKQAILTQMEAFKTFHSEKPRDWNDATRTLREHQEAWNGLGQAPQSINGELWSKYRDICNSFFSKKSEFFKKLDGIRAENLAKKRELVEKVEAIKDSTEIEKTANEIKKLQREWKSIGPVPERHSNKIWNRFRSACDEFFAKRREKYQSQSSDEKGNLEAKKALVEEVNKLEVDENNINASIDQIKALQAKWKTIGKVPYKEKDKIWEEFRGAIDAFFDGLSLKRGELRELKLKTSIENISNDDDRNRSGRGKIARLRRKIAQSQEKVDQYSINVQYIAKGKSGDTLRKRIEDDIEKEKKMIAEWKNQIKVLNEAMKKPKPVAEAPAAEAKVEESTPAAEESQAPEAEAAEQADVPAESATEAEASPEAPAEEAKAEETPAEEASSEEAPKAEEEAPTEEVKAEETPAEEAASEETPKAEEEAPAEEAKAEDAPAEDKE; this is translated from the coding sequence ATGTTACCAGAAAATGCGAACCCGGATTTGCCGGAAAAGCAGGAAGAAGAAGTAACTCAGGTAGAAACGGAAAACCCAACACCGGAAAACCAGGAAAGTACACCTGAACAAACTGAAACCCCTGTTACAGAAGAGCAAAACCCTGCAGAAGAAGAGAATACTCCTGAATCTGCCACCCCTTCTGAAGAAGCAGCGCCAGAAGAGCAAGAAGCACAGGAAACTGTAGCTGAAACTCCAACTCCTGAAAGCGAAGCTCCCGAATCAAAAGAGGAAGAAACCCCTGTACCTGAACCTGAAGTATCTTCAGCTGAAGAAAATGCTGCGGAAACTCCTGCTGAAGGAACTGAGGAAACTCCTGCTGAGGAAACAGAGGAAGAAGCATCTGATGAAGATGATAATGCCCCAATAGCTACTATTGAACTTCCCCCTTTAAACCAGGAACTTCTTCCCAAAATTGAAGAATTGGTTAAAGATCGGGAGAAGAGAGGCCAAATCCTTGTCGACGCAACCATCAGCGACCTGCTCCAACTCATGGAAGGCTATGCGAAGGAAGAAAAAGTATCCAATTTTATTTCTCGGGTAGGTCTGATAAAGCGCAGCTACGATGCACGCAAATATCAGGAAAATCCTCCCAAAGAGATACAGGATCGCTTCCACTACGCCCTGGCTCAATTCAATAAAAAGCGAAATGCTCATCAGGCATCAGCAGAAGGGGAAAAGAGAGGGAACTCGAAACGCAAAAAGGAACTGCTCCAAAAACTTCAGGAGGTTGTAAGCGCTGAGGATCCAAATCGCATACAAGAAGTTCGTGATATCCAGGAAGAATGGAAAGGAATCGGTCATGTGCTGAGAGAGGATATCGAACCTTTATACAAAGCTTATCGCCACCAACTTGATAAATTTTACAAGTTGAGGGAAATGCACTTTGAATTACTCGATTATGATCGAAAAATCAATTTGCAGGAAAAAGAGAAGCTGATAAAAGAAGCAGAAAACCTCATTCCAGCGGAAGAGGATAGAGAAAAACTTGACGTCTGGAAAGAGAAAATGGATATGCTTGCCGAATTGAGGCAGCAGTGGAAAGCGATTGGTCATGTACCCCGCGAAGACATGGAACGCATCAACAATGAGTATAGAGCTGTTGTTGATCGATTCTTTGAGGTGAGACAAGGCTTTATGGAAATTCAGGATCAATTGAGATCTGAGTTTGGAGAAAAGAAGCAGGCTATCCTGACTCAAATGGAAGCCTTCAAAACCTTCCATTCAGAAAAGCCTCGCGATTGGAATGATGCCACTCGTACCCTGAGAGAACATCAGGAAGCCTGGAATGGTCTGGGACAAGCTCCACAAAGTATCAATGGTGAGCTTTGGAGCAAATACCGGGACATCTGTAATTCCTTTTTCTCCAAGAAATCTGAATTCTTCAAAAAGCTGGATGGCATCCGTGCAGAAAATCTGGCTAAAAAGCGGGAATTAGTAGAAAAGGTAGAAGCGATTAAAGATTCTACCGAGATCGAGAAAACCGCAAATGAAATAAAGAAACTCCAGCGTGAATGGAAGAGCATAGGTCCGGTACCTGAGCGCCATTCTAATAAAATCTGGAATCGCTTTCGCTCGGCCTGTGATGAATTCTTTGCGAAAAGAAGAGAAAAATACCAGAGCCAAAGCAGCGATGAGAAAGGAAACCTGGAGGCTAAGAAGGCCCTAGTTGAAGAAGTAAACAAATTGGAAGTTGACGAAAACAACATCAATGCTTCTATCGATCAGATCAAAGCCCTTCAAGCCAAGTGGAAAACCATTGGAAAGGTTCCTTATAAGGAAAAAGATAAGATCTGGGAAGAATTTAGAGGAGCCATCGATGCATTCTTTGATGGACTGTCTCTGAAAAGAGGAGAACTGCGTGAACTGAAATTGAAAACTTCTATCGAAAACATCTCTAATGATGATGACAGAAATAGAAGTGGCAGAGGAAAGATTGCACGATTAAGAAGAAAGATTGCACAGTCGCAGGAAAAGGTAGATCAGTATTCGATCAATGTTCAATATATCGCCAAAGGCAAGTCCGGAGATACCCTCAGAAAGCGTATCGAGGATGATATTGAAAAAGAGAAGAAGATGATCGCAGAATGGAAAAACCAAATCAAGGTTTTGAATGAGGCGATGAAGAAACCTAAACCTGTAGCTGAAGCACCAGCAGCTGAAGCAAAAGTAGAGGAAAGTACTCCTGCTGCTGAAGAGAGCCAGGCTCCTGAGGCCGAAGCTGCTGAACAGGCAGATGTTCCTGCGGAAAGTGCAACGGAAGCAGAAGCAAGTCCGGAAGCTCCCGCTGAAGAAGCTAAGGCAGAAGAAACCCCTGCTGAAGAAGCAAGCTCAGAAGAGGCTCCGAAAGCTGAAGAGGAAGCTCCAACTGAAGAAGTTAAAGCGGAAGAAACGCCCGCTGAAGAAGCAGCTTCAGAAGAGACACCAAAAGCAGAAGAAGAAGCTCCGGCTGAAGAAGCCAAAGCAGAAGATGCTCCGGCGGAAGACAAAGAATAA
- the lysS gene encoding lysine--tRNA ligase — MDRLFLSDQELQRRDELKRLLDMGINPYPADLYEISHTAAQITNDFEEGKEGFDKLSMAGRLSNKRIMGKASFAELKDESGSIQLYFNRDEICPGEDKSMYNDVFKKLTSLGDIIGIKGEAFLTQTGEKTVKVTEFKILSKVLRPIPFAKETDEKLYDTLTDTEQRYRMRYLDMILHPEVRETFRKRTLLVQTMRDFLNEKGYLEVETPILQPIYGGAAARPFKTHHNTLDMTLYLRIANELYLKRLIVGGFDGVYEFSKDFRNEGMSRYHNPEFTQMELYVAYKDYEWMMNLVEEMVESIAIALHGDTKVQVGENLIDFKRPWKRFSMYEAIQEYTGVDISEMDEDSLRKTATELNVPIDETMGKGKLIDEIFGEKVEHLLIQPTFITDYPIEMSPLAKKHRSKAGLVERFEAICNCKEICNAFSELNDPLDQRERFEAQVELGKRGDDEAMVLDEDYLRALEYGMPPTAGLGIGIDRLSMIMTNSDSIQDVLFFPQMKPEKKQEVASEAEFQELGVPVDFVPLLYKKGILTIEALKEINPNKLHQDLCGLNKKMKLGLKNPSREEVASWLN; from the coding sequence ATGGACAGACTTTTTCTTTCAGATCAGGAACTTCAAAGAAGAGATGAATTGAAGCGCTTGCTCGATATGGGTATCAACCCTTATCCGGCGGATCTTTATGAGATCAGCCATACCGCTGCTCAGATTACAAATGATTTTGAAGAAGGCAAGGAAGGTTTTGACAAACTTTCTATGGCCGGCCGTCTGTCCAATAAACGGATCATGGGAAAAGCATCTTTCGCAGAATTGAAAGATGAAAGTGGAAGTATCCAGCTATACTTCAACCGGGATGAAATTTGTCCGGGTGAAGATAAAAGCATGTACAATGATGTCTTCAAAAAATTGACTTCCTTAGGAGATATCATTGGCATCAAAGGAGAAGCATTCCTTACCCAAACGGGAGAAAAAACCGTCAAAGTCACAGAATTCAAGATTCTTTCAAAGGTTTTGCGTCCCATTCCTTTCGCCAAAGAAACGGATGAGAAACTTTATGACACCCTGACCGATACCGAGCAACGCTACCGCATGCGTTATCTCGACATGATTCTACATCCTGAAGTTCGGGAAACCTTCCGCAAAAGAACCCTATTGGTTCAAACCATGCGGGATTTCCTCAATGAAAAAGGATACCTGGAAGTAGAAACCCCTATTCTGCAACCCATATATGGAGGTGCGGCTGCCCGCCCCTTCAAAACCCATCACAACACCCTGGATATGACCCTCTATTTGAGGATCGCTAATGAGTTGTATCTGAAAAGATTGATCGTAGGTGGCTTTGATGGTGTGTATGAGTTTAGCAAAGACTTCCGTAATGAAGGCATGTCTCGCTACCACAATCCGGAATTCACTCAAATGGAGCTCTATGTAGCTTATAAAGATTATGAGTGGATGATGAATCTGGTAGAAGAAATGGTAGAATCAATTGCCATTGCGCTGCACGGAGATACAAAAGTTCAGGTAGGCGAAAACCTCATAGACTTCAAAAGACCCTGGAAAAGGTTTTCCATGTATGAAGCCATCCAGGAATACACTGGAGTTGATATTTCAGAAATGGATGAGGATTCTTTGAGAAAAACTGCCACGGAACTCAATGTGCCTATAGATGAAACTATGGGTAAAGGGAAACTTATTGATGAAATTTTCGGTGAAAAAGTGGAGCACTTGCTTATTCAGCCGACCTTCATCACGGACTACCCTATCGAAATGAGTCCTCTTGCCAAAAAGCACAGAAGCAAAGCCGGTCTAGTAGAAAGATTTGAAGCCATCTGTAATTGCAAAGAAATTTGTAATGCTTTCTCTGAGTTGAATGATCCCCTGGATCAAAGAGAGCGTTTTGAAGCTCAGGTAGAACTGGGTAAAAGAGGAGATGATGAAGCCATGGTACTGGACGAAGATTACCTTCGCGCCCTGGAATACGGCATGCCTCCTACAGCCGGACTGGGAATTGGGATTGACAGGCTTTCTATGATCATGACCAATTCAGATTCCATCCAGGATGTTCTCTTCTTCCCACAAATGAAGCCTGAAAAAAAGCAGGAAGTAGCATCTGAGGCAGAATTTCAGGAATTGGGAGTACCCGTGGATTTCGTACCTCTGCTTTACAAAAAAGGGATTTTGACGATTGAAGCTTTAAAAGAAATCAATCCTAACAAACTCCATCAGGATCTTTGTGGATTGAATAAAAAAATGAAGCTAGGCCTCAAAAATCCAAGTAGAGAAGAAGTAGCTTCCTGGCTCAACTAG
- a CDS encoding DUF1501 domain-containing protein: MKRRNFIKTLAPMGMTPLMVNGMPVRAMADTMFSPMFSCEEITDRALVLIQMHGGNDGINMTIPVEQHAEYMNLRPNIGIPNITSLDQSINVADQLALHPQMNLMRDLYDSGMVNVVQGVNYDNSNKSHFKGRNIWLTGGDSTTEGQDKSSGWFGRYLDHTYPNFPIGYPNSRMQDPIGLEFGSRTISLGFHRESGVPAGLALSNDPTSFYEMISGIGGAYPAQIPITRYGAEMQYLIDRQRSSDKYGQRLNDVYNLGTNMVTYPERYGTDGKWNTLAGQLRTVARLLSGGCRTKIFLVRITGFDTHTDQVDSSDPTIGNHAELLYNLSSAMKAFQDDLTALGIAERVMTVTFSEFGRQVGENGNHGTDHGTLAPMFVIGRGVNPGITGTSPNFSDIDRNNFTSFQYDYRQVFTTLLQDWLGLSDAGLQSVEFQDFIGQKLDLVNSNYDDGQGNTLDFVVDPTCYDAASTFPVGLLYFHANAQDDNTVLLDWATGNEINNSHFEIERSVDAFVFQPIARVEGAGNSEQELRYDVLDEQPLPGISYYRLKQTDFDGTYTYHGIIQINLEESDPFKTRMEAYPNPATDKVSVTLSASERISGLITVYSLNGQKVIETSFPIRPGVNQKEISLTHLHPGVYVVEVSGSANTLGEGVKLGRTKLLVNR, encoded by the coding sequence ATGAAAAGAAGAAACTTTATCAAAACCCTTGCCCCTATGGGCATGACGCCTCTGATGGTAAATGGAATGCCGGTCCGAGCCATGGCTGATACAATGTTTTCTCCCATGTTTTCCTGTGAGGAGATTACAGATCGGGCGCTTGTACTGATACAGATGCATGGAGGAAACGATGGAATCAATATGACCATTCCGGTTGAACAGCATGCAGAATATATGAACCTCAGGCCTAACATAGGCATACCCAATATTACTTCCCTGGACCAAAGCATAAATGTTGCGGATCAATTGGCACTGCATCCCCAAATGAACCTCATGCGGGATCTATATGATAGTGGCATGGTCAATGTTGTGCAGGGAGTAAATTATGACAATAGCAATAAATCTCATTTCAAAGGCCGCAACATCTGGCTCACAGGGGGAGATTCAACTACTGAAGGCCAGGACAAAAGTTCCGGTTGGTTTGGAAGATATCTGGATCATACCTATCCAAATTTCCCTATCGGATATCCCAATTCCCGCATGCAAGATCCCATTGGGCTTGAATTCGGAAGCCGTACTATTTCTCTGGGTTTTCATCGGGAAAGTGGAGTTCCAGCGGGTCTGGCCTTGAGCAATGATCCTACTTCCTTTTATGAAATGATCAGTGGCATCGGAGGGGCATATCCAGCCCAAATTCCGATCACCCGATATGGGGCAGAAATGCAATACCTGATCGACAGACAAAGAAGCAGTGATAAATATGGCCAGCGCCTGAATGATGTTTACAATTTGGGCACCAATATGGTCACCTATCCTGAGCGATACGGCACAGATGGAAAGTGGAATACGCTTGCTGGACAGTTGCGTACGGTAGCTCGCCTCCTGAGTGGGGGATGTCGTACCAAAATATTCCTGGTAAGAATTACTGGCTTTGATACCCATACAGATCAAGTGGACAGTTCTGATCCTACCATAGGTAATCATGCGGAACTTCTCTACAATCTCTCTTCCGCAATGAAAGCCTTTCAGGATGATCTGACGGCTCTTGGGATCGCTGAGCGGGTTATGACAGTTACTTTTTCTGAATTTGGGAGGCAGGTAGGCGAAAATGGGAACCATGGTACAGACCATGGAACGCTGGCTCCTATGTTTGTCATTGGAAGAGGAGTAAATCCCGGCATTACCGGAACCAGCCCTAATTTCAGCGATATAGACCGGAACAATTTCACCAGTTTTCAATACGACTACAGGCAAGTATTTACCACACTCCTACAGGACTGGTTAGGCCTGAGTGATGCCGGTTTGCAATCGGTTGAGTTCCAGGATTTCATTGGACAAAAGCTGGATCTCGTCAATAGCAATTATGATGATGGACAGGGCAATACCCTGGACTTTGTCGTTGATCCCACTTGTTATGATGCGGCAAGTACCTTCCCGGTTGGGCTTTTATATTTCCATGCCAATGCCCAGGACGATAATACCGTCTTGCTGGATTGGGCTACTGGAAATGAGATCAACAATTCCCATTTTGAAATAGAGCGCTCTGTGGATGCTTTTGTTTTTCAACCTATAGCAAGAGTAGAAGGAGCGGGAAATAGTGAGCAGGAACTACGATACGATGTACTAGACGAACAGCCCTTGCCCGGAATTTCCTATTACCGTTTGAAACAAACCGATTTTGATGGCACCTATACCTATCATGGGATCATCCAGATAAATTTGGAAGAAAGCGATCCTTTCAAGACCCGTATGGAAGCCTATCCAAATCCTGCAACAGATAAAGTATCGGTTACGCTCAGTGCATCTGAACGAATCAGTGGATTGATCACCGTTTATTCTTTGAATGGACAAAAAGTGATCGAGACCTCCTTCCCGATTCGTCCGGGCGTAAATCAAAAAGAAATTTCTCTGACCCATCTACATCCCGGGGTGTATGTAGTCGAAGTTAGCGGCTCAGCCAATACTCTCGGGGAAGGTGTGAAGCTTGGCAGGACCAAGCTCCTGGTCAATAGATAA